From Zymoseptoria tritici IPO323 chromosome 6, whole genome shotgun sequence, one genomic window encodes:
- a CDS encoding serine carboxypeptidase (putative (CpdS), predicted extracellular (kNN)) — MHFIQSIAVCLSLGALASAGHPSDIFKRAKKYEQKPRVRAAPPVNAPKLAKRDVPFLTDKTKSFSVNGTGIPDVPFDIGTSYAGLMPISESPDETRKLYFWFFPTTNPNATDEITFWFNGGPGCSSLSGLLTENGPFTWEAGTLAPVQNPYTWVNLTNMVWIEQPIGVGFTQGTPNITNEVELGQEFVGFYKQFSKTFDLQGRDIYLTGESYGGYYVPYIADAILKENSTEMPLGGIAINDPIIADGTMQQHTVMYDYVEYWNKLLYLNDTFIDALKNRSDECGYTSFMEKYFKFPPPAEKYPVLPDPYATENGTCAQFDNALNAILLVNPCFNLYHISETCPHPYSQLGIVNPGDYSPPGAEVYFNRTDVQKAINAPVGTNWEQCTSGNVFGLGDGNSSRSDTSLGPAQNGVLEHVIECTNNVIIGSGNLDMLISTNGTLLAIQNMTWNGMQGLQEYPGKEFYVPDHPEYNGGALTGSGLQGYWGTERGLTFYQVQLAGHELPGYTAGAGYRSIELLLGRIESLSDRGTFTTQSGNFTGNTTLYR, encoded by the exons ATGCATTTTATTCAGAGCATTGCTGTGTGCCTTTCGCTAGGAGCGTTGGCTTCCGCGGGCCATCCGAGCGACATCTTCAAGCGGGCCAAGAA ATATGAACAGAAGCCACGCGTGAGAGCAGCACCGCCTGTCAATGCTCCCAAGCTAGCGAAGCGTGATGTACCATTTCTCACGGACAAGACCAAGTCCTTCTCTGTCAATGGAACGGGTATTCCTGATGTCCCATTTGACATTGGCACGAGCTACGCTGGCCTGATGCCAATCTCGGAATCACCAGACGAGACGAGAAAG CTGTATTTCTGGTTCTTTCCCACGACAAATCCCAATGCGACGGACGAGATTACATTCTGGTTCAACGGAGGTCCAGGCTGCAGCTCTCTCTCGGGTCTCTTGACCGAGAATGGACCATTCACCTGGGAGGCTGGAACTCTTGCCCCTGTCCAGAACCCATACACCTGG GTGAACCTCACCAATATGGTTTGGATCGAGCAACCCATCGGTGTTGGCTTCACACAAGGCACACCCAACATCACGAACGAGGTTGAGCTTGGTCAGGAGTTCGTCGGGTTCTACAAGCAGTTCTCGAAGACATTCGATCTCCAGGGCCGAGACATCTATCTCACCGGAGAGAGCTACGGTGGTTACTACGTTCCATACATTGCCGACGCAATATTGAAGGAGAATAGCACGGAAATGCCTCTTGGCGGCATCGCTATCAACGATCCAATCATTGCAGATGGTACCATGCAACAG CATACTGTAATGTACGACTACGTCGAGTACTGGAACAAGCTACTATACTTGAACGACACCTTCATCGACGCCCTCAAGAACCGCAGCGATGAATGTGGCTACACTTCGTTTATGGAGAAATATTTCAAgtttcctcctccagcggAGAAGTACCCGGTCCTCCCCGATCCCTATGCGACCGAGAACGGCACTTGCGCCCAGTTCGACAACGCACTGAACGCCATCCTACTGGTCAATCCGTGCTTCAACTTGTACCACATCAGCGAGACCTGCCCTCATCCTTACAGCCAGTTGGGCATCGTCAACCCGGGAGACTACTCGCCACCCGGCGCTGAGGTGTACTTCAACCGAACGGACGTGCAGAAGGCAATCAACGCCCCCGTAGGTACAAACTGGGAGCAGTGCACATCAGGGAACGTCTTCGGTCTCGGGGACGGCAACAGTTCGCGGTCCGATACCAGTCTTGGTCCGGCTCAGAATGGCGTCCTGGAGCATGTGATCGAATGCACGAATAATGTTATCATCGGGTCTG GCAATCTTGATATGCTGATCAGCACCAACGGGACCCTGCTCGCCATCCAAAACATGACCTGGAACGGAATGCAAGGTCTTCAGGA GTACCCCGGGAAAGAGTTCTACGTCCCAGATCATCCTGAGTATAATGGCGGCGCACTCACTGGTTCCGGCCTTCAAGGCTACTGGGGTACTGAGCGTGGTTTGACCTTCTATCAAGTGCAACTTGCGGGACACGAATTGCCGGGTTACACGGCCGGCGCTGGCTATCGGTCCATTGAGCTGCTACTGGGAAGGATTGAGTCCTTGTCCGATCGAGGAACGTTCACCACGCAGTCCGGCAATTTCACAGGCAACACCACGTTGTATCGCTAG
- a CDS encoding 2,3 dihydroxybenzoic acid decarboxylase-like protein (Similar to 2,3 dihydroxybenzoic acid decarboxylase), giving the protein MLGKVAFEEAFALPRFKERTTWWAGLFAVDPEKHTREINDINKLRIEKMDQFGVGYTLLSYTAPGVQDVWQQEEADALAREVNDHVAAEIKGHEDRLGALATLSMHDPQTASAELRRCIKDYGFKGALVNDTQRNDESGTGMIFYDGPEWDVFWSTVQELDVPFYLHPRNPTGVFMEKLWAPRKWLVGPPLSFAQGVSLHLLGMVTNGTFDRFPNLQVIIGHLGEHLPFDLWRINHWFEDIKKPLGLDCKKTIREYFNENIWITTSGHFSTPTLEYCIKEIGAERILFSIDYPFEKFEDACDWYDGVELDGPDTVKKIGRENAKKLFKLGAFKDDSA; this is encoded by the exons ATGCTCGGAAAAGTCGCTTTCGAAGAAGCCTTTGCGCTTCCTCGCTTCAAGGAGCGGACAACATGGTGGGCAGGACTCTTCGCCGTCGACCCTGAGAAGCACACTCGAGAGATCAACGACATCAACAAGCTCCGCATCGAGAAGATGGACCAATTCGGTGTCGGCTACACTTTGCTGTCGTACACGGCTCCCGGCGTGCAAGATGTGTGGCAACAGGAGGAGGCCGATGCACTTGCTCGGGAAGTCAACGATCACGTTGCTGCTGAAATCAAAGGGCACGAAGACAGGCTGGGAGCGTTGGC CACTCTCAGCATGCACGATCCTCAGACTGCATCGGCTGAACTCCGCCGGTGCATCAAAGACTACGGCTTCAAGGGTGCACTGGTGAACGACACTCAGCGCAATGACGAATCTGGAACTGGCATGATCTTCTATGATGGCCCGGAATGGGATGTCTTCTGGTCTACTGTCCAGGAACTTGACGTCCCGTTCTACCTCCATCCACGGAACCCCACTGGAGTCTTCATGGAGAAGCTCTGGGCGCCACGCAAATGGCTCGTTGGCCCACCGTTGAGCTTTGCGCAAGGCGTGTCCCTCCACCTTCTCGGGATGGTGACGAACGGCACATTTGACCGCTTCCCCAACCTTCAAGTCATCATCGGTCACTTGGGTGAGCATTTGCCATTCGACCTATGGCGTATCAACCACTGGTTCGAAGACATCAAGAAGCCGCTCGGGCTGGACTGCAAGAAGACCATTCGGGAGTACTTCAACGAGAACATCTGGATTACCACTTCCGGACACTTCTCGACACCGACGTTGGAATACTGCATCAAGGAGATTGGCGCGGAGAGAATCTTGTTCTCGATCGACTACCCGTTCGAGAAATTCGAGGATGCTTGCGATTGGTACGATGGTGTTGAGCTGGATGGTCCAGACACGGTGAAGAAGATCGGCAGGGAGAATGCGAAGAAGTTGTTCAAGTTGGGTGCCTTTAAGGACGATAGCGCTTGA
- a CDS encoding catechol 1,2-dioxygenase-like protein (Similar to catechol 1,2-dioxygenase), which yields MASETNGNSGAPIEEEMGKEWTEKIIKSMGPKTDPRMREVMGSLIRHLHDFAREVDLTFDEWVKGVDMINWAGKMSNERRNEGGLMCDVIGLESLVDYITYKKAAASGDATASAILGPFRRLDRPTRDFGSTITFDTPKDGEVAWMHGIVTDAKTGQPLKGAEVEVWQASTNGLYEQQDENQVEHNLAGKFFTTDKGEYAFYCLRPTPYPVPGDGPAGEMLRLMDRHPYRPAHIHLIVSIDGYKSITTQIFDSESKYLEDDSVFAVKDGLVVKFVPRKDDPNAQVELNYDVALAPLGEKGASSAPEAHSAY from the exons atgGCATCCGAAACCAACGGCAACAGCGGCGCTCccatcgaggaggagatgggcaAGGAATGGACGGAGAAGATCATCAAGTCGATGGGTCCCAAGACGGATCCCAGAATGAGAGAGGTCATGGGCTCTCTGATTCGCCATCTTCACGACTTCGCACGCGAAGTTGATCTGACCTTCGATGAGTGGGTGAAAGGAGTG GACATGATCAACTGGGCCGGAAAGATGTCGAACGAGAGACGCAACGAAGGCGGACTTATGTGTGATGTTATCGGGCTGGAGTC CCTCGTCGACTACATCACATACAAGAAAGCCGCAGCATCCGGCGATGCCACTGCCTCTGCCATTCTTGGCCCATTCCGCCGACTGGACAGACCGACCCGAGACTTTGGCAGCACCATCACCTTTGACACTCCCAAGGACGGAGAGGTGGCGTGGATGCATGGAATCGTCACGGATGCCAAGACTGGGCAACCTTTGAAAGGCGCGGAGGTTGAGGTCTGGCAG GCATCTACAAACG GGCTCTACGAGCAGCAAGATGAGAATCAAGTCGAGCACAATCTTGCCGGGAAGTTCTTCACCACCGACAAAGGGGAGTATGCCTTTTACTGCCTTCGACCGACGCCATACCCA GTGCCTGGCGACGGACCTGCCGGCGAAATGTTGAGGCTCATGGACCGCCATCCATATCGTCCCGCTCACATTCACTTGATCGTGTCGATCGACGGCTACAAATCAATCACCACCCAAATCTTTGACAG CGAGTCGAAATACCTCGAAGACGACAGCGTGTTTGCGGTCAAGGACGGCTTGGTTGTCAAGTTCGTGCCTCGCAAGGACGATCCGAATGCACAGGTTGAACTCAACTACGACGTGGCACTGGCTCCAttaggagagaagggcgctTCGAGTGCTCCGGAAGCACACTCGGCTTACTGA
- a CDS encoding salicylate hydroxylase-like protein (Similar to salicylate hydroxylase.), giving the protein MEPGTNWTPLDIAVIGGGVGGTAASIALRRAGNKVTVYERADFAGEVGASISCAANGMKWLHEWQVNIEKGDGVYLKQLINRDWKTGEPVSVVDLSDYEEKWGQATIRFHRQDMHKMLMDCALSKEGDGVPVKLVVNHKCEDIDTNSGTVVFTDGSSVKHDVIIGSDGIGSAIRKLIGIQVEKRPAESSCLHANVTSEEAVALGLPSYGEMNSAIEYWGGHGSLNKIVLSPCRNSSLLSYYCFFPREKGDYSRQTWTSEDRPVGELLSPYPDLDPEVYGHLKIGQEIRPWRLWVHEPYSHWQKGLACIMGDAAHPMMPDQSQGACTALEDAAALGLLFSKDFYAGSVEETLKLYEKVRMPRATKVQAASARARENIHERIGFSDNTDNKLYAVNDESSKLTIAEMNSYDMRADILSKWPVSAQTSVTTNGR; this is encoded by the exons ATGGAGCCTGGGACCAACTGGACACCTCTCGACATCGCGGTcatcggaggaggagtcggcgGCACCGCAGCTTCGATCGCTCTACGGAGAGCAGGTAATAAAGTCACCGTCTACGAGCGAGCGGACTTCGCGGGCGAGGTCGGCGCATCCATCTCTTGCGCGGCGAATGGAATGAAATGGTTGCACGAATGGCAGGTCAACATTGAAAAAGGAGATGGTGTCTACCTCAAGCAATTGATCAACCGAGATTGGAAGACTGGAGAGCCGGTGAGCGTGGTTGACTTGAGCGACTATGAGGAGAAATGGGGTCAGGCAA CTATCAGGTTTCATCGGCAAG ATATGCACAAGATGCTCATGGACTGTGCGCTGTCCAAAGAGGGAGATGGTGTACCGGTGAAGCTTGTGGTCAATCATAAG TGTGAGGACATCGACACCAATAGCGGAACGGTCGTCTTCACCGACGGCTCGTCAGTCAAGCACGATGTGATTATTGGATCGGATGGCATCGGCAGTGCTATTCGTAAACTGATCGGCATCCAAGTGGAAAAGCGACCAGCGGAGTCGAGCTGCCTTCATGCAAACGTCACCTCGGAAGAGGCTGTTGCTCTAGGATTGCCATCGTATGGCGAAATGAACAGTGCAATTGAGTACTGGGGTGGGCATG GTTCACTGAACAAGATTGTCCTGTCTCCGTGCCGCAACAGCAGTCTTCTCTCATACTACTGTTTCTTCCCTCGCGAGAAGGGCGACTATTCTCGCCAGACGTGGACAAGCGAAGATCGACCGGTAGGAGAGCTTCTCTCACCATATCCGGATCTCGACCCGGAGGTCTACGGACACTTGAAGATTGGTCAGGAGATCCGGCCATGGCGTTTGTGG GTCCATGAGCCATATTCTCACTGGCAGAAAGGTTTGGCCTGCATCATGGGCGATGCCGCACATCCGATGA TGCCAGATCAAAGCCAAGGTGCGTGTACCGCGCTGGAGGATGCTGCAGCGTTGGGCCTTCTGTTCTCCAAGGACTTCTACGCTGGATCAGTCGAGGAGACGTTGAAGCTGTACGAGAAAGTGCGGATGCCACGAGCAACCAAAGT GCAAGCGGCCTCAGCTCGCGCGAGGGAGAACATCCACGAACGGATCGGATTCTCTGACAACACGGACAATAAGCTCTATGCCGTGAACGACGAATCATCGAAGTTGACGATCGCCGAGATGAATTCGTACGACATGCGGGCGGACATCTTGAGCAAGTGGCCGGTATCAGCCCAGACCAGTGTGACGACGAATGGTCGTTAA
- a CDS encoding fimbrin: protein MNVLKLQKKYPQFQQQEIYGLNDAFRRLDVDDKGYVDEATAIKSAQGSERQPYDVVRQALKEVELDSSRRVELDDYVDLIARLRESSPAQQRSRGFSNAKKPDAQQSSAPSAPSHASKGSVGGGTTAKAGRITVGGSTASSQHTINEDERTAFTSHINAVLAGDADVGHLLPFPLDTFEMFDSCRDGLVLAKLINDSVPDTIDERVLNREGKKIKKLNAFHMTENNNIVIESAKGIGCSVVNIGAGDIIEVREHLILGLIWQVIRRGLLGKIDIKLHPELYRLLEDGETLEQFLRLPPEQILLRWFNYHLKNAGWQRRLQNFSNDVKDGENYTVLLNQLAPNICSRSPLQTSDLHQRAEQVLSNSDRLDPPCRKFLTPQSLVAGNPKLNLAFVANLFNNHPGLDPITEEEKAEIEDFDAEGEREARVFTLWLNSMDVKPSVSSFFDDLKDGVILLQAYDKVIPGSVNWRHVNKPPATASGMSRFKAMENTNYAVELGKQNRFSLVGIQGADITDGQRTLVLGLVWQLMRRHITNTLSDLAARLGKREITDADMVQWANNTVKKGGRSSAVRGFKDPQIASGVFLLDVLNGMKSSYVDYDLVATGGSDEERYANAKLAISIARKMGATIFLVPEDITSLRTRLIVTFVGSLMAASEKMG, encoded by the exons aTGAACGTGCTCAAGCTGCAGAAGAAGTACCCGCAATTCCAACAGCAAGAGATCTACGGCCTCAACGATGCATTCCGCCGCCTCGACGTTGACGACAAGGGCTACGTCGACGAAGCGACCGCGATCAAATCTGCTCAAGGCAGCGAACGTCAACCCTACGATGTGGTCCGCCAGGCGCTGAAAGAGGTGGAGCTGGACAGTTCGCGGCGCGTGGAGCTGGACGACTATGTGGACTTGATCGCGCGGCTACGAGAGAGTAGTCCGGCGCAGCAGAGATCGCGCGGTTTCAGCAATGCAAAGAAGCCCGACGCCCAACAATCTTCCGCACCTTCTGCGCCCTCACATGCGAGCAAAGGCAGTGTCGGAGGTGGTACGACTGCAAAGGCTGGACGCATCACGGTGGGAGGATCGACCGCCAGCTCCCAACATACCATCAACGAGGACGAGCGCACTGCCTTCACCTCCCACATCAATGCCGTTCTTGCGGGCGATGCGGATGTCGGACATCTTCTTCCGTTCCCGCTCGACACCTTTGAAATGTTCGACTCTTGCCGGGACGGTCTGGTGCTGGCCAAGCTCATCAACGACAGCGTGCCTGACACGATTGACGAACGTGTGCTGAATCgcgagggcaagaagatcaagaagcTGAATGCCTTCCACATGACGGagaacaacaacatcgtGATTGAATCAGCCAAGGGTATTGGCTGCTCAGTGGTGAACATTGGCGCGGGAGACATCATCGAAGTGAGAGAACATCTCATACTTGGTCTGATCTGGCAGGTCATTCGCCGAGGTCTGCTGGGCAAGATTGACATTAAGCTACATCCGGAATTGTATCGATTGCTGGAAGATGGCGAGACATTGGAGCAGTTCCTCCGTCTTCCGCCAGAGCAAATCTTGCTGAGATGGTTCAACTATCACTTGAAGAACGCTGGATGGCAAAGAAGGT TGCAGAACTTCTCCAACGATGTCAAAGACGGCGAGAACTACACCGTCCTCCTCAACCAACTTGCACCAAACATCTGCTCGCGATCGCCCCTCCAAACCTCCGACCTCCACCAACGAGCTGAGCAAGTCCTCTCCAACTCCGACCGACTCGATCCGCCATGCCGCAAGTTCCTCACCCCGCAATCCCTCGTCGCTGGCAACCCCAAGCTCAACCTCGCATTTGTCGCCAATCTGTTCAACAACCACCCAGGCCTGGACCCCATcacggaggaagagaaggctGAGATTGAGGACTTTGACGCAGAGGGAGAGCGGGAGGCTCGAGTATTCACCCTGTGGCTGAACAGCATGGATGTGAAACCGAGTGTTTCATCCTTCTTTGATGATCTCAAAGATGGTGTGATTCTGCTACAGGCGTACGACAAGGTGATCCCTGGGAGTGTCAACTGGCGACACGTCAACAAGCCGCCAGCCACGGCG TCGGGCATGTCCCGCTTCAAGGCAATGGAGAATACCAATTATGCGGTCGAGCTCGGAAAGCAAAACCGCTTTTCCTTGGTGGGTATTCAGGGTGCCGACATCACGGACGGGCAGCGTACACTGGTGCTGGGTTTGGTGTGGCAGTTGATGCGGCGCCACATTACAAACACGCTGTCTGACCTGGCTGCTCGTCTGGGCAAGCGCGAGATTACCGATGCGGACATGGTGCAATGGGCGAACAACACGGTGAAGAAGGGCGGTCGTTCATCGGCAGTCCGCGGCTTCAAGGACCCGCAGATTGCGTCGGGCGTGTTCTTGTTGGACGTGCTGAATGGGATGAAATCGAGCTACGTCGACTATGACCTGGTCGCGACGGGCGGGAGTGATGAGGAGAGGTATGCCAATGCCAAGCTGGCCATCAGTATTGCGAGAAAGATGGGCGCGACGATTTTTCTGGTGCCGGAGGACATTACGAGCTTGCGCACGAGGTTGATTGTGACGTTTGTGGGAAGTCTGATGGCGGCGTCGGAGAAGATGGGTTGA
- a CDS encoding salicylaldehyde/vanillin dehydrogenase-like protein (Similar to salicylaldehyde/vanillin dehydrogenase.): MTSTIGPDGTIPLWLNGEQVQTSKSFEVISPSTGKALYKSAAASVDDANAAVAAAKAAFPAWSQTKPSARRDILLKAADLLIERKEQMWQLASTEVASTEGYFAFDFADTLEAIRSTAGLIASAQNGQLPAMGDPGRSAMVIREPYGVIVAIAPWNCPCILLTRSFLAPLAVGNTVVVKGPEKAPGCLNALLQLFHDAGVPAGVLNSIVHRPQDGAEITPVLISHPAVRKINFTGSTAVGSIVAGLAGKALKPVLMELGGKAPAIVCEDADLQNAAVQCAVGAFLFSGQICMATERVIVNSKVADKFREVLAGAIDAIFPDKNGLVLVDKAPVQKNSALVQDALSKGAKAIYGDPSDQRELTTAMRPIVVEGVKDGMDLYYTESFGPTVSLMIVDSDEEAIKIANDTDYGLASAVFTENLQRGLRIAKQIETGAVHINSMSVHDEPSLPHGGAKKSGFGRFNGEEGLKEWVRLKTITWKD; encoded by the exons ATGACTTCTACGATCGGCCCGGATGGCACGATCCCTCTCTGGCTGAATGGAGAGCAGGTGCAAACATCCAAGAGCTTTGAAGTTATTTCTCCATCGACAGGGAAAGCACTGTACAagtctgctgctgcttccgTGGACGATGCCAATGCCGCTGTCGCTGCTGCAAAGGCGGCATTTCCAGCATGGAGCCAGACCAAGCCAAGTGCTCGAAGAGATATCCTCCTGAAGGCCGCAGATCTGCTGATCGAGCGGAAGGAACAGATGTGGCAGCTGGCCAGCACTGAGGTCGCTTCCACAGAAGG ATACTTCGCTTTTGACTTCGCAGATACACTTGAGGCAATCAGGAGTACGGCTGGCCTGATCGCGTCGGCGCAGAATGGTCAACTTCCAGCCATGGGAGACCCGGGACGCAGCGCGATGGTCATTCGGGAGCCTTATGGTGTCATTGTCGCAATAGCACCATGGAATTGTCCTTGCATTCTGCTCACGAGATCATTTCTGGCTCCACTCGCAG TGGGCAATACGGTCGTTGTGAAAGGACCCGAGAAGGCACCTGGCTGCCTCAATGCGTTATTGCAGCTCTTCCACGATGCTGGAGTGCCGGCTGGCGTGCTTAATTCGATTGTTCACCGTCCGCAAGATGGCGCCGAGATCACACCTGTGTTGATCTCGCACCCTGCAGTCCGCAAGATCAATTTTACTGGCTCCACTGCCGTAGGCTCCATTGTTGCAGGGCTTGCGGGCAAAGCGCTCAAGCCAGTGCTCATGGAATTGGGAGGAAAG GCGCCGGCTATTGTTTGCGAGGACGCAGATCTTCAGAACGCTGCGGTCCAATGTGCTGTAGGAGCGTTTCTGTTCTCTGGCCAAATTTGTATGGCTACGGAGAGAG TCATCGTCAATTCGAAAGTCGCCGACAAATTCAGAGAAGTGCTCGCCGGCGCGATCGACGCGATCTTCCCGGATAAGAACGGCCTCGTTCTGGTCGACAAAGCTCCTGTCCAGAAGAACAGCGCACTTGTACAGGACGCACTCAGCAAAGGCGCCAAAGCCATATACGGAGACCCATCGGATCAACGCGAGCTGACGACTGCCATGCGTCcgatcgtcgtcgaaggCGTCAAAGATGGCATGGATCTGTACTATACTGAGTCCTTTGGACCGACAGTATCACTCATGATCGTCGACTCTGACGAGGAAGCCATCAAGATCGCCAACGATACCGACTATGGTCTTGCATCGGCTGTGTTCACGGAGAACCTCCAACGTGGTCTGCGCATTGCCAAGCAGATCGAGACCGGCGCTGTTCACATCAATTCCATGTCGGTGCATGACGAGCCGAGTCTGCCGCATGGAGGTGCGAAAAAGAGTGGATTCGGCAGATTCAATGGCGAGGAGGGACTCAAAGAGTGGGTGCGCTTGAA GACCATCACCTGGAAGGATTGA